In the genome of Populus trichocarpa isolate Nisqually-1 chromosome 10, P.trichocarpa_v4.1, whole genome shotgun sequence, the window TGAAATGCACTCGTTGAAACTAACTCATCTGAATGAAAAAGTTCAGTTCTTCCACACAAAAACCAGGTCAATCACACGATAAACTGATTTTGATGCACGCACTTCTTAGGTATCCTTAACGGTTCCTGTCTACTCCAAGCATAAAGAAGCAAACATAAAGCTTGACTAAGATACGAGCACACTTACATGGATTAGAAGGAGCTCTAGTTCCTCCGAATTGTTCAGCCAGCTGTTTTTCTTACCAGTTACTATCTCTAGAACCAACACTCCAAAACTGAAGACGTCAGATTTCACTGAGAATCGATTGTGCAAGGCATATTCTGGAGCCATGTAGCCGCTAAACAACATCAACGACAGGAGCACAATCTCAATTCAAATGCTAACAGAGCTCTTTCGAAACTGAGTTATTCCATCTCAGGTTTTATGCGacataaaagagtttttttttttctagtagttCTATGGAATTTCTAAAGAGTataatcattgagttgatttaaATACTCACTAGGTCCCCGCAACTCTGCCGGTAATGCGTTGGGTTTGATCTGGTTGAAACAGCCTTGCCAAGCCAAAATCTGAAACTTTAGGATTCATCTCTTCATCTAACAAGACATTGCTAGCTTTCAGGTCACGATGAATGATCCTAAGACGAGAATCTTCATGAAGATAAAGAATTCCTCTAGCAATGCCGCTGATGATTCTGCACCTTGTTTCCCAATTCAGTTGGGTGCTCTTGATTGGATCTACAATTTCATTCAATATATTTACCAAATCCTACTTGTGGATTAAAAGAGAGCTACTTTAGATATGCTAAACAATTCCTTTAGTAAAAGGTAAAGCAGTAGTACCAAATATGAATTTATCAAGGCTGCCATTCCCCAAAAACTCATAAACAAGGATTCGTTCCTCTCCTTCGGAGCAAAAACCTACAAGGCTAACAAGATTTCTGTGTTGGAGCTTAGCCAATAACAGAATCTCATTCTTGAATTCTATTTCACCTTGTGAAGAATAGCCGGATAGCCTTTTGACAGCAATTTCTTGTCCGTTTGGAAGCACTCCCTGAAGATTAACAGAGTAAATAAAGACAagtgtttcattttttcttattctttttggTAATATCGGGGCCTAAGCCCAAAAGAAACAGAACCACAAACGACTAGCTGCCCCGATCATGTCAGCATACAATAATGTAGACAGACCATTAACAGGATTATTAACATATGAACACCCAAGATATAATTATGACCAGGTTAGCCATGCAATCCGCACAGCGGTTGCCTTCTCGAAGAACACGAGTACGAACTACCCACTGCTTTGATAGTAGCCCAGACAAGTGTTTCATGTTCGTTACATTAAAGCTTCTGGAACAGGAAAGTGTACAGGAAATCAGAATTTGATGTCCACTGATTTCTTTCCCTgatgttttctattttatatttcctTTCCTCCTAACAATTGCTGTCCACTGATATATCTATGTTAATACGTCTAATACCAAGATGTTAACAAGCTGAGAAAAGATAATCTGCAACTAATTCAGCTTTACGGACATGAAAAAACCTGATGAAAGTGCGTTGTTATTACAAGAAGGTTACCTTGTAAACTGAACCAAATCCACCTTGTCCAAGCTTATTATCATTGCTGAATTCATCTGTTGCTATTTTCAAGGTACTGAAGTTGAATTCCAAGGATTCTAGCATTCTCatctcatcatcatcttcacagaagttaaaaatcaaaataagcaaGCGGTGACATGATATTATCTAGTGAACTATATTTAAGCTAATGTTACTTCCACTACAGAGAAAATGCTTGGAGGGGTTCCATAATCATTACTCTTTGTACAAACTCCATTCCTCGATTATCTTGCACATTGCAAAAGTTTTAGGCAGTTTTTTGGAGTCACTACTCCAATGTAAACGAAAATGAACTCACGTACTGCTTTTTAGGGCCAACATGTAGAAAACCTATTCATCTAAGGTGCAGAACAATGACAAGCAAACACTAAAAATGTATAGACTTACTCTCAACTTTCTGCTTCATCCTTCTCCATAGGAAAAGAGCACAAATGATTGTGATAAGGGTAACTAAGCTGGCTACAGCCGCaacaatgataataacaatCTTGTTTCCTGCATGGCACCGAGATAAGTTCAGATTAAACACAAGTTGAATGAACGTTTCTGAGCTAATTATATATCCTGCATTTGATAAATATCCAAACATAATTATTCATGAGCATGGAGTCATCACAGGAAACAAAAAACTTGCCTGCACTAGTACCTGTACCTTTAATTGCCATGAGCATGCAAGTAACAAGATGAGTCGATTTCACTTTTATCCAAATGGACTCTAATCAATTACCAAAATCTCTCAAGTACCCACaagagctaaaaaaataatactcgTTTTAATACCATTCACGGTAGAATTCAAACTGCCTGTACACCCTAAAATTGATATCAACTTTCTACTTAAGCATGTAACACGCGTTTCTTACTTGTCTCGTTGAGAGGGGATACGTTAGCGGGACTTGGAGGAGATGGTGGCTGAGGAGGTAAGATAGCCGCGCCTGGAGGAAATTGTAGCGGAGCATCTACAGTACCAGCAGGGATATAAAAACGAAATACCTCAAACCAAACTATGCAACTTGGACTAAGAACTCTTCCTCCTTCGCGTCCACCAGCACAGCTTTCCATTTCTCCCATTCCCTTCTGTAGACAAATTCCGCAATCACGCTCTGATATATCAGGGGTACATTGCACCAGACCATATATCGGTTTTGTGAAGTTCACATCTCCTGTTGCAAACTTGGGACCCGAAGAAGCCTGAGTTATAAGTTTCTCCATCAAATCATGTAGTGTCTCGTTGAATTTAGCAAAATCTCCAGAGAAATCATTCGGATTGGATATGCAGAAGGGAGGTATTTCCTCCATCTTGGCGAAAATATCACGGTTCGCATACCTTACCAGGCAATTAGAACCCGTCCACACGAGTGCTTCTTTTTGATTAGGACACTGCTGTTTAATGCCTTGGCTAGTAGTGTTAACGCAACTGTAGCATTTTTCTGAGGGAAGATCTTCTCTACAAAGGGCCAGAGCATAGACTTTGTCAGGGCCTTGGCCTACTGTGGCTTTGTAGAAGATACCATTCTCTGCTATGCTTGAAGGGAGAGAAGAGAGTAGTAGATTGAGATTATAGCTGTAGGTACTATTTACAGAATAGGTTCCCTTGTTGGAACAAAATTGTTGCGGTTGTGCAATTCCAAAACAAAGGGTAATGAGAATACGAGAAAAGAGGGAAACCAAACTTGGACGGTCCATTGCAGTCGATGGATAAACTGTCAAGAAATTACTAAATATGTTTTGAGCTCATCGAGAAGCAAAACCTTGGTAATGGCGGGTACAAGGGAGAGGGCAAAAGCACTGGCGACCAGT includes:
- the LOC7475969 gene encoding cysteine-rich receptor-like protein kinase 29 isoform X2; translated protein: MDRPSLVSLFSRILITLCFGIAQPQQFCSNKGTYSVNSTYSYNLNLLLSSLPSSIAENGIFYKATVGQGPDKVYALALCREDLPSEKCYSCVNTTSQGIKQQCPNQKEALVWTGSNCLVRYANRDIFAKMEEIPPFCISNPNDFSGDFAKFNETLHDLMEKLITQASSGPKFATGDVNFTKPIYGLVQCTPDISERDCGICLQKGMGEMESCAGGREGGRVLSPSCIVWFEVFRFYIPAGTVDAPLQFPPGAAILPPQPPSPPSPANVSPLNETRNKIVIIIVAAVASLVTLITIICALFLWRRMKQKVENDDEMRMLESLEFNFSTLKIATDEFSNDNKLGQGGFGSVYKGVLPNGQEIAVKRLSGYSSQGFCSEGEERILVYEFLGNGSLDKFIFDPIKSTQLNWETRCRIISGIARGILYLHEDSRLRIIHRDLKASNVLLDEEMNPKVSDFGLARLFQPDQTQRITGRVAGTYGYMAPEYALHNRFSVKSDVFSFGVLVLEIVTGKKNSWLNNSEELELLLIHVWRNWREGTATNLIDETLRGSPVSDVMRCLHIGLLCVQENVSGRPTMAAVVPMLNSQSWSLPSPSRPAFLLDSNADTGLPLLESDTGTTTQDQSTENTQRTAYLSPN
- the LOC7475969 gene encoding cysteine-rich receptor-like protein kinase 44 isoform X1, which produces MDRPSLVSLFSRILITLCFGIAQPQQFCSNKGTYSVNSTYSYNLNLLLSSLPSSIAENGIFYKATVGQGPDKVYALALCREDLPSEKCYSCVNTTSQGIKQQCPNQKEALVWTGSNCLVRYANRDIFAKMEEIPPFCISNPNDFSGDFAKFNETLHDLMEKLITQASSGPKFATGDVNFTKPIYGLVQCTPDISERDCGICLQKGMGEMESCAGGREGGRVLSPSCIVWFEVFRFYIPAGTVDAPLQFPPGAAILPPQPPSPPSPANVSPLNETRNKIVIIIVAAVASLVTLITIICALFLWRRMKQKVENDDEMRMLESLEFNFSTLKIATDEFSNDNKLGQGGFGSVYKGVLPNGQEIAVKRLSGYSSQGEIEFKNEILLLAKLQHRNLVSLVGFCSEGEERILVYEFLGNGSLDKFIFDPIKSTQLNWETRCRIISGIARGILYLHEDSRLRIIHRDLKASNVLLDEEMNPKVSDFGLARLFQPDQTQRITGRVAGTYGYMAPEYALHNRFSVKSDVFSFGVLVLEIVTGKKNSWLNNSEELELLLIHVWRNWREGTATNLIDETLRGSPVSDVMRCLHIGLLCVQENVSGRPTMAAVVPMLNSQSWSLPSPSRPAFLLDSNADTGLPLLESDTGTTTQDQSTENTQRTAYLSPN